Proteins found in one Allorhizobium pseudoryzae genomic segment:
- a CDS encoding type II toxin-antitoxin system ParD family antitoxin, with the protein MTVKASVSISDQQDAFARRLVEEGRYSSISAVVQQGLELLREQTEMKEAELAALRALIERRRKGPFLTMEESHAQIEAMIARKKAEYGL; encoded by the coding sequence ATGACCGTAAAAGCATCCGTCTCGATTTCCGATCAGCAGGACGCCTTTGCCCGCAGGCTTGTAGAGGAAGGCCGCTATTCCAGCATAAGCGCCGTGGTGCAGCAGGGGCTGGAACTCTTGCGCGAGCAGACCGAGATGAAAGAGGCGGAGCTTGCGGCACTACGGGCGTTGATTGAACGCAGACGCAAGGGCCCCTTCCTGACGATGGAAGAGAGTCACGCGCAAATAGAGGCAATGATAGCTCGAAAGAAGGCGGAATACGGCCTCTAG
- a CDS encoding M20 aminoacylase family protein encodes MPILNRAAELQHEVTEWRRHIHENPGLLYDVEETAAFVEDKLKAFGVDEVVTGLGRTGVVGIIRGKGESDRVIGLRADMDALPLEEITGKPWASKAPGKMHACGHDGHTAMLLGAAKHLAETRNFNGAVAVIFQPAEEGGRGALAMVEDGMMERFGIEEIYGMHNMPGMPLGTFAIRKGGIMAAPDKFSIRITGRGGHAAEPHRTADPIVIGSQIVGGLQMIAARNANPLRSVVVSVTQFHAGTTHNIIPEEAFLTGTVRSLDEGVRDLAENRIRQIAEGIAAAHDAKVEVEYERACPVTVNHADETLHAARAAIDIVGEKNVNTDVDASMAGEDFAFMLQARPGAYIMIGNGETAALHNPSYDFNDEAIAYGISYWVKLAEQRLTD; translated from the coding sequence ATGCCGATCTTGAACAGAGCCGCCGAACTGCAGCACGAAGTGACAGAATGGCGGCGTCATATCCATGAAAATCCAGGTCTTCTCTACGACGTGGAGGAAACCGCAGCCTTTGTCGAGGACAAGCTGAAGGCGTTCGGCGTTGACGAAGTCGTGACCGGGCTTGGCCGCACCGGCGTCGTCGGCATCATCCGGGGCAAGGGTGAAAGCGACCGGGTGATCGGCCTGCGCGCTGACATGGACGCGCTGCCGCTCGAAGAAATCACCGGCAAGCCCTGGGCTTCGAAGGCGCCCGGCAAGATGCATGCCTGCGGCCATGACGGCCACACCGCCATGCTGCTCGGCGCCGCCAAACATCTCGCCGAAACGCGCAACTTCAACGGCGCGGTCGCCGTGATCTTCCAGCCGGCCGAAGAAGGCGGACGCGGCGCGCTCGCCATGGTCGAAGACGGCATGATGGAGCGGTTCGGCATTGAGGAAATCTATGGCATGCACAACATGCCGGGCATGCCGCTCGGCACCTTTGCCATCCGCAAGGGCGGCATCATGGCTGCCCCCGACAAGTTCTCGATCCGGATCACCGGCCGCGGCGGCCACGCAGCCGAGCCGCACCGCACGGCAGACCCGATCGTCATCGGCTCGCAGATCGTCGGCGGCCTGCAGATGATTGCCGCCCGCAATGCCAATCCGCTGCGCTCCGTCGTCGTTTCGGTCACCCAGTTCCATGCCGGCACAACGCACAACATCATTCCGGAAGAAGCCTTTCTCACCGGCACCGTGCGCAGCCTCGATGAAGGCGTGCGCGATCTTGCCGAAAACCGCATCCGCCAGATCGCCGAAGGCATTGCCGCCGCCCATGACGCGAAGGTGGAGGTGGAGTACGAGCGCGCCTGCCCGGTGACGGTGAACCATGCCGACGAAACCCTGCACGCCGCACGCGCCGCCATCGACATCGTCGGCGAAAAGAACGTCAACACCGACGTGGATGCGAGCATGGCCGGCGAGGATTTCGCCTTCATGCTGCAGGCCCGCCCCGGCGCCTATATCATGATCGGCAATGGCGAGACCGCCGCCCTTCACAATCCGTCTTACGATTTCAACGACGAGGCGATCGCCTACGGCATCTCCTACTGGGTGAAACTTGCCGAACAGCGGCTGACCGACTGA
- a CDS encoding D-alanyl-D-alanine carboxypeptidase family protein — protein sequence MSDQTLRLTASRLLAATIAAGLVLATGSTAAMANPKMVVDVRSGRVLVHQEAFRKWYPASLTKLMTIYVTFKALKSGKASLDMPVVMSRRAVDEPASKMYLKPGASMTLDAALKILMVKSANDVAVGVAETIGGTAENFVAMMNAEAARIGMSSSRFINPHGLPGKGQYTTARDLAVLAVQLRREFPEYAGYFALEGVTTGSKDYPNYNMLIGRFDGADGMKTGFICASGFNQVSSATRNGRTVVSVVLGSDSLAGRADESADLLQKGLTLPQGSGEALGSLQPYGPDQDQVVDVSAEICNPQAAKVRSENRDDAGRMVVHSPFIKEMAAPPQFSMAAILPPPTPAKGELANIPVPIPRPASF from the coding sequence TTGTCCGACCAGACGCTCCGCCTGACCGCATCGAGACTGCTTGCTGCGACGATCGCCGCTGGACTTGTCCTTGCAACCGGAAGCACCGCGGCAATGGCCAATCCGAAGATGGTGGTGGATGTCCGCTCCGGCCGGGTGCTGGTGCATCAGGAAGCCTTCCGCAAGTGGTATCCGGCATCGCTCACCAAGCTGATGACGATCTATGTGACGTTCAAGGCGCTGAAGTCCGGCAAGGCCAGCCTCGATATGCCGGTGGTGATGAGCCGGCGGGCGGTCGATGAGCCGGCGAGCAAGATGTATTTGAAGCCCGGCGCCTCGATGACGCTCGATGCGGCGCTGAAGATCCTGATGGTGAAGTCCGCCAATGACGTCGCCGTCGGCGTTGCCGAGACGATTGGTGGCACGGCGGAAAACTTCGTCGCCATGATGAATGCGGAGGCCGCACGGATCGGCATGAGTTCGTCGCGCTTCATCAATCCGCATGGCCTGCCCGGCAAGGGGCAGTACACGACGGCGCGCGATCTGGCGGTTCTTGCCGTGCAGCTGCGCCGCGAATTTCCGGAATATGCCGGTTATTTCGCGCTGGAAGGTGTCACGACCGGCTCCAAGGATTACCCGAACTACAACATGCTGATCGGTCGCTTCGATGGCGCCGACGGCATGAAGACGGGCTTTATCTGCGCCTCCGGCTTCAACCAGGTCTCGTCCGCCACACGCAACGGCCGCACGGTCGTCTCCGTCGTGCTGGGCTCCGACAGTCTCGCCGGACGGGCGGATGAATCCGCCGACCTGCTGCAGAAGGGGCTGACCCTGCCGCAAGGCTCCGGCGAAGCGCTGGGAAGCCTGCAGCCCTACGGGCCGGACCAGGATCAGGTGGTCGATGTCAGCGCCGAGATCTGCAATCCGCAGGCCGCCAAGGTGCGCAGCGAAAACCGCGACGATGCCGGGCGCATGGTCGTGCATTCGCCCTTTATCAAGGAAATGGCCGCGCCGCCGCAGTTCAGCATGGCCGCCATCCTTCCGCCGCCGACGCCAGCCAAGGGTGAGCTTGCCAATATTCCGGTGCCGATCCCCCGTCCGGCCTCCTTCTGA
- the dxr gene encoding 1-deoxy-D-xylulose-5-phosphate reductoisomerase has protein sequence MTVTKRSISILGSTGSIGTNTLDVLTHLDDHDAFEVVALTGAGNIELLAEQARTHRAKLAVTADESQYVALRDLLSGTGIEVAAGQTGLLEAASAEAGMVMAAIVGTAGLAPTLAAARRGADIALANKECLVSAGDLFVSAVKAGGGRLLPVDSEHNAIFQVLEENQRHAIERVILTASGGPFRTFTKAQMADVTVETARAHPNWSMGLKISIDSASMFNKALEMIEAKHLFGLTPEQVEVIVHPQSIIHSMVGYADGSVLAQLGCPDMRHAIGYALHYPRRGKLPVERLDFAKLSRLDFEAPDEDRFPAMRLARLAMTRAGVQGAVLNGAKEMALDAFIAGDLGFLAMAEITEAVMEELAHLPPAASMDDVFAADLEARHAAGRRLG, from the coding sequence ATGACAGTGACGAAGCGCAGCATCTCCATTCTCGGCTCGACCGGCTCCATCGGCACGAACACGCTGGATGTGCTGACCCATCTGGATGATCACGACGCCTTCGAGGTTGTCGCCCTGACCGGTGCCGGCAATATCGAGCTTCTGGCCGAGCAGGCGAGAACGCACCGGGCAAAGCTCGCAGTGACCGCTGACGAAAGCCAGTATGTGGCGCTGCGCGATCTTCTCTCCGGCACCGGCATCGAGGTGGCCGCCGGCCAGACGGGGCTTTTGGAAGCCGCCAGCGCCGAGGCCGGCATGGTGATGGCGGCGATCGTCGGCACCGCCGGTCTTGCGCCGACGCTGGCCGCGGCCCGCCGCGGCGCCGACATTGCACTCGCCAACAAGGAATGCCTAGTTTCGGCGGGCGATCTGTTCGTCTCGGCGGTAAAGGCAGGCGGCGGACGCCTGTTGCCGGTCGACAGCGAACACAATGCCATCTTCCAGGTGCTGGAGGAAAACCAGCGCCACGCCATCGAGCGCGTCATCCTGACCGCCTCCGGCGGCCCGTTCCGCACCTTCACCAAGGCGCAGATGGCCGATGTGACGGTGGAGACGGCGCGTGCCCATCCCAACTGGTCGATGGGGCTGAAGATCTCCATCGACAGCGCCTCGATGTTCAACAAGGCGCTGGAAATGATCGAGGCGAAACATCTGTTCGGCCTGACGCCCGAACAGGTGGAGGTGATCGTGCATCCGCAATCGATCATCCACTCCATGGTGGGTTATGCGGATGGCTCGGTGCTGGCGCAGCTTGGCTGCCCGGACATGCGCCACGCGATCGGTTATGCGCTGCATTATCCGCGCCGCGGAAAGCTGCCGGTGGAGCGGCTGGATTTCGCCAAGCTCTCGCGACTGGATTTCGAAGCGCCCGACGAGGACCGTTTTCCGGCGATGAGACTAGCACGGCTCGCGATGACCCGTGCCGGCGTGCAGGGTGCCGTGCTGAACGGCGCCAAGGAAATGGCGCTCGACGCCTTCATTGCCGGCGACCTTGGCTTCCTCGCCATGGCCGAGATCACCGAAGCGGTGATGGAGGAACTGGCCCACCTGCCGCCGGCGGCCAGCATGGACGATGTGTTTGCCGCGGACCTCGAAGCCCGGCATGCGGCAGGGCGCCGGCTGGGGTAA
- a CDS encoding FAD-dependent oxidoreductase, whose amino-acid sequence MADTVLTTTCAIAGGGPAGLMLGLLLARAGVDVTVVEKHGDFLRDFRGDTIHPSTLEVIHELGLEEAFLKLPHTRAPKLSAEMGGRTITMADFSRLPVRNRFIAFMPQWDFLDFLSKEAGRYPNFRLMMATKVVDVLEEGARIAGLSLDTADGPMRLRSTLVVAADGRHSVVREKAGLEVESFGTPSEVVWMKLSKQPGDPAETMGHAGPRQGFVLIDRGDYWQCGFIVRRGTFAEIRTGDLEAFRDMVRAVSPLPASRMAEIATWEDVSLLQVRIDRLKQWWRPGLLAIGDAAHAMSPIGGVGVNLAIQDAVAAGNLLARPLKEGRLTDADLAAVEKRRLFPTKATQKLQLMMRSSRRKDQGQEERRKGPPAFIRGIARFPLLAHLAGRFIGLGFRMEHVRNC is encoded by the coding sequence ATGGCTGATACGGTGCTGACAACAACCTGCGCCATTGCCGGCGGCGGCCCGGCCGGGCTGATGCTTGGCCTCCTTTTGGCGCGCGCCGGTGTCGATGTCACCGTCGTCGAAAAGCACGGCGATTTTTTGCGGGATTTCCGCGGCGACACCATCCATCCTTCGACGCTGGAGGTGATCCACGAACTGGGCCTAGAAGAGGCTTTTCTGAAATTACCGCACACGCGTGCGCCAAAACTCTCGGCGGAAATGGGCGGACGCACCATCACCATGGCGGATTTTTCCCGGCTTCCGGTGCGCAACCGCTTCATCGCCTTCATGCCGCAATGGGATTTCCTCGATTTCCTGTCGAAGGAAGCGGGGCGCTATCCGAACTTCCGCCTGATGATGGCGACCAAGGTCGTGGACGTGCTGGAGGAGGGCGCACGAATCGCCGGGCTGTCGCTCGATACCGCGGATGGCCCGATGCGGCTGCGCTCCACCTTGGTGGTTGCCGCCGATGGCCGCCATTCGGTGGTGCGCGAAAAGGCCGGACTGGAGGTCGAAAGTTTTGGCACTCCCAGCGAAGTCGTCTGGATGAAGCTTTCCAAGCAGCCGGGCGATCCCGCGGAGACCATGGGTCATGCCGGGCCGCGCCAGGGTTTCGTGCTGATCGATCGTGGCGATTACTGGCAATGCGGCTTCATTGTCCGGCGCGGCACCTTTGCCGAAATCCGCACGGGCGACCTCGAAGCCTTCCGCGACATGGTCCGAGCCGTTTCGCCGCTTCCGGCCTCGCGCATGGCCGAAATCGCCACTTGGGAGGATGTCAGCCTCTTGCAGGTGCGCATCGATCGGCTGAAACAGTGGTGGAGGCCGGGACTGCTCGCCATCGGCGATGCGGCGCATGCCATGTCGCCCATCGGCGGCGTCGGCGTCAATCTCGCCATCCAGGATGCGGTGGCGGCCGGTAACCTGCTGGCGCGCCCCTTGAAGGAGGGGCGTCTGACGGATGCCGATCTCGCGGCGGTGGAAAAGCGCCGCCTGTTTCCCACCAAGGCCACGCAGAAGCTGCAATTGATGATGCGCTCCAGCCGCCGCAAGGATCAGGGGCAGGAGGAGCGCCGTAAGGGGCCGCCAGCCTTCATTCGTGGTATAGCGCGTTTTCCGTTGCTTGCGCACCTGGCCGGCCGATTCATCGGGCTCGGATTTCGCATGGAACATGTGCGTAATTGCTAA
- a CDS encoding exopolysaccharide biosynthesis protein, giving the protein MTVQTEKSLSLVLDDLFQYFENRPITLGRLLAVLGEQAIAMVLLVFSIPAIIPTPGVPAGMIFGSVLVVLSCQLVVGTRRFWLPKRLARIEVPRNLLSAMVVRLGPKLQWLETWLKPRWTGLSGPAALRPLGAVVVVMGVIIALPIPFGNVLPGLSVFFIALGLAQRDGVAIGIGLAFGAAAIAFTAFILLGGWWLISGWFGWSSGTAPM; this is encoded by the coding sequence GTGACGGTGCAGACAGAAAAAAGCCTTTCCCTGGTTCTCGACGATCTGTTTCAGTATTTCGAAAACCGACCGATCACGCTCGGTCGCCTGCTTGCCGTTCTCGGCGAGCAAGCGATCGCGATGGTTTTGCTGGTCTTTTCCATCCCGGCCATCATCCCGACGCCCGGCGTGCCGGCCGGAATGATTTTTGGCTCCGTGCTCGTCGTGCTCTCCTGCCAGCTCGTCGTGGGAACGCGTCGCTTCTGGCTGCCCAAACGGCTGGCGCGGATCGAGGTGCCGCGCAATCTGCTTTCTGCCATGGTCGTGCGCCTCGGCCCGAAACTTCAATGGCTCGAAACCTGGCTGAAACCGCGATGGACGGGGCTGTCCGGTCCCGCGGCCCTTCGCCCGCTCGGCGCCGTCGTCGTCGTCATGGGCGTCATCATCGCTTTGCCGATCCCGTTCGGCAATGTGCTTCCGGGTCTCTCGGTCTTCTTCATCGCGCTCGGATTGGCGCAGCGCGATGGCGTGGCAATCGGCATCGGCCTTGCGTTCGGCGCGGCGGCCATCGCCTTCACCGCCTTCATCCTGCTCGGCGGCTGGTGGCTGATCAGCGGCTGGTTCGGCTGGTCCTCCGGCACGGCTCCGATGTGA
- a CDS encoding CobW family GTP-binding protein: MPVPSERIPVSILTGFLGAGKSTLLNRILKDEAAQDTAVIINEFGEVGIDNLLVESSGDTLLELSNGCLCCTVRGELVETLASLVDQVQTGRLKPIRRVVIETTGLADPAPVMQAVMGNPVIAQSYQLDGVITVVDAVHGEASIERHPEALKQAAVADRLILTKRTLAGDDAKARLLQRLRSLNPRALVLDGDSPEAGRAQMLTNGLYEPGSKIADVVRWLHDEQHADEHGRHHDHAHGHDHHHDDHNDAHPGHDDHGPRGHHHHHHDVNRHGADIRSFSIVHEAPIDPLAVEMFIDLLRSAHGEKLLRMKAVVKLSDNPERPLVLHGVQTIFHPPQRLPRWPDGSDRKTRMVLITQGLAEEFVTDLFAAFTGEPRIDRPDRAALEDNPLAVPGFRA; the protein is encoded by the coding sequence ATGCCAGTACCCAGTGAGCGCATACCGGTATCCATCCTGACCGGTTTCCTGGGGGCGGGGAAATCGACCCTGCTCAACCGCATCCTCAAGGACGAGGCGGCGCAGGATACCGCCGTCATCATCAACGAGTTCGGCGAGGTCGGGATCGACAACCTGCTCGTCGAAAGCTCCGGCGATACGCTGCTCGAACTCTCCAATGGCTGCCTCTGCTGCACGGTGCGGGGCGAACTCGTCGAGACGCTCGCTTCGCTGGTCGATCAGGTGCAGACGGGGCGTCTCAAGCCGATCCGCCGGGTGGTGATCGAAACCACGGGACTTGCCGATCCGGCGCCGGTCATGCAGGCGGTGATGGGCAATCCGGTCATCGCGCAAAGCTACCAGCTGGACGGCGTCATCACCGTCGTCGATGCCGTCCATGGAGAGGCGAGCATCGAGCGGCATCCGGAGGCCTTGAAGCAGGCGGCGGTGGCCGACCGGCTGATCCTCACGAAACGGACGCTCGCCGGCGACGATGCCAAGGCCCGGCTTCTCCAACGCCTGCGCAGCCTCAATCCCCGGGCTCTCGTTCTGGATGGCGACAGTCCGGAGGCGGGACGGGCGCAGATGCTTACCAACGGCCTCTACGAGCCGGGCAGCAAGATTGCCGATGTGGTGCGCTGGCTGCACGACGAGCAGCATGCGGACGAGCATGGCCGTCATCACGACCACGCCCATGGCCACGACCACCACCATGATGACCACAACGATGCGCATCCTGGTCACGACGACCATGGCCCGCGCGGGCACCACCATCACCATCACGACGTGAACCGGCACGGCGCCGATATCCGCTCCTTCTCGATCGTGCACGAGGCGCCGATCGATCCGCTGGCGGTGGAGATGTTCATCGATCTGCTGCGCTCCGCCCATGGCGAAAAACTTCTGCGCATGAAGGCGGTGGTGAAACTGTCCGACAATCCGGAGCGTCCGCTCGTCCTGCACGGTGTCCAGACGATCTTTCATCCGCCGCAGCGCCTGCCGCGCTGGCCGGACGGCAGTGATCGCAAGACGCGCATGGTGCTGATCACGCAAGGCCTGGCGGAAGAGTTTGTGACGGACCTGTTCGCCGCCTTTACCGGCGAGCCCAGGATCGACCGGCCGGACCGGGCGGCACTCGAAGACAATCCGCTGGCGGTGCCGGGTTTTAGAGCATGA
- the scpA gene encoding methylmalonyl-CoA mutase: protein MTKKTVVDWQALAEKELKASPDKLVWHTPEGIPVKPVYTADDLNGIEHLDSLPGFKPYLRGPRATMYAGRPWTIRQYAGFSTAEESNAFYRKALAAGQQGVSVAFDLATHRGYDSDHPRVVGDVGKAGVAIDSVEDMKILFNGIPLQDISVSMTMNGAVIPILANFIVTGEEQGVSRDLLSGTIQNDILKEFMVRNTYIYPPEPSMRIIADIIAYTAKEMPRFNSISISGYHMQEAGATLVQELAFTLADGREYVRAALARGLNVDEFAGRLSFFFAIGMNFFMEAAKLRAARLLWSRIMEEFQPKKPGSLMLRTHCQTSGVSLQEQDPYNNVIRTAYEALSAVLGGTQSLHTNALDEAIALPTEFSARIARNTQLILQHETGVTKVVDPLAGSYYVESLTKELADKAWALVEEVEAMGGMTKAVADGLPKRLIEEAATRRQARVDRGEEIIVGVNKYRLENEEPIDILDIDNTAVRNSQIKRLEQIKRQRDPKRVAEALALLEEVAETGEGNLLAAAVEAARARATVGEISDAMRQAFGDHTAVPEVVSDIYGPAYADDPEYQTLTGRLSAYAQATGIKPKMLVAKLGQDGHDRGAKVIASAFGDIGFQVVAGPLFQTPDEAAALAVSEKVQVVGMSSLAAGHKTLAPQLVEALKAKGAEDVIVVVGGVIPRQDYQFLMDSGVAAVFGPGTNVLDAARAILDLMEGRRRNA, encoded by the coding sequence ATGACCAAGAAAACCGTCGTAGACTGGCAGGCGCTCGCCGAAAAGGAGCTGAAGGCCTCACCGGACAAGCTTGTGTGGCACACGCCGGAAGGCATCCCGGTCAAGCCGGTTTACACGGCAGACGATCTCAACGGCATCGAGCATCTCGACAGCCTGCCGGGCTTCAAGCCCTATCTGCGCGGGCCGCGCGCCACCATGTATGCCGGCCGTCCCTGGACGATCCGTCAATATGCCGGCTTCTCCACGGCGGAAGAAAGCAATGCCTTTTATCGCAAGGCGCTTGCCGCCGGCCAGCAGGGTGTCTCCGTCGCTTTCGATCTCGCCACCCATCGCGGTTACGATTCGGATCATCCGCGTGTCGTCGGCGATGTCGGCAAGGCGGGCGTGGCAATCGACAGCGTCGAGGACATGAAGATCCTGTTCAACGGCATTCCGCTGCAGGATATCTCCGTCTCGATGACCATGAACGGCGCGGTCATCCCGATTCTCGCGAACTTCATCGTGACCGGCGAGGAGCAGGGCGTGTCCCGCGATCTGCTCTCCGGCACCATTCAGAACGACATTCTGAAGGAGTTCATGGTCCGCAACACCTATATCTATCCGCCGGAACCGTCGATGCGGATCATCGCGGATATCATCGCCTATACGGCGAAGGAAATGCCGCGCTTCAACTCCATCTCGATTTCCGGCTACCACATGCAGGAAGCCGGCGCGACGCTGGTGCAGGAGCTCGCCTTCACGCTCGCGGATGGCCGCGAATATGTGCGCGCAGCACTCGCCCGCGGCCTGAATGTCGATGAATTCGCCGGGCGCCTGTCCTTCTTCTTCGCCATCGGCATGAACTTCTTCATGGAAGCGGCCAAACTGCGCGCCGCCCGCCTGCTCTGGTCGAGGATCATGGAGGAGTTCCAACCGAAGAAGCCGGGTTCGCTGATGCTGCGCACCCACTGCCAGACCTCGGGTGTCTCGCTGCAGGAGCAGGACCCCTATAACAACGTCATCCGCACGGCTTACGAGGCACTGTCGGCGGTGCTCGGCGGCACGCAGTCGCTGCACACCAATGCGCTGGATGAGGCGATTGCGCTGCCGACGGAATTTTCGGCGCGCATTGCCCGCAACACGCAGCTGATCCTCCAACACGAAACCGGCGTCACCAAGGTCGTCGATCCGCTGGCGGGTTCCTATTATGTCGAAAGCCTGACCAAGGAGCTGGCGGACAAGGCCTGGGCGCTGGTCGAAGAGGTCGAGGCTATGGGCGGCATGACGAAAGCCGTGGCCGATGGCCTGCCGAAGCGGCTGATCGAGGAGGCGGCGACGCGGCGCCAGGCCCGGGTCGATCGGGGCGAGGAAATCATCGTCGGCGTCAACAAGTACCGGCTCGAAAACGAGGAGCCGATCGACATCCTCGACATCGACAATACCGCCGTGCGCAATTCGCAGATCAAGCGGCTGGAGCAGATCAAGCGCCAGCGCGATCCGAAGCGTGTGGCCGAAGCGCTGGCGCTGCTGGAAGAGGTGGCGGAAACCGGCGAAGGCAATCTTCTGGCGGCTGCCGTCGAGGCGGCGCGGGCGCGGGCCACCGTCGGCGAAATTTCCGATGCCATGCGCCAGGCCTTTGGCGATCACACGGCCGTGCCAGAAGTGGTGAGCGACATCTACGGCCCGGCCTATGCGGATGATCCGGAATACCAGACGCTGACCGGCCGCCTCTCGGCCTATGCTCAGGCCACCGGCATCAAGCCGAAAATGCTGGTCGCCAAACTTGGCCAGGATGGGCACGACCGCGGCGCGAAGGTGATCGCCTCTGCCTTCGGCGATATCGGCTTCCAGGTGGTCGCCGGGCCGCTGTTCCAGACGCCGGATGAGGCCGCGGCGCTCGCCGTCTCGGAAAAGGTGCAGGTGGTCGGCATGTCGTCGCTTGCCGCCGGGCACAAGACGCTGGCGCCGCAACTGGTGGAAGCGCTGAAGGCCAAGGGTGCGGAGGATGTCATCGTCGTGGTGGGCGGCGTCATCCCCCGTCAGGATTACCAGTTCCTGATGGACTCGGGCGTCGCCGCCGTCTTCGGCCCCGGCACCAATGTGCTGGATGCGGCGCGTGCCATCCTCGACCTGATGGAGGGCCGGCGCCGAAACGCGTAA
- a CDS encoding sulfurtransferase TusA family protein, whose protein sequence is MAPPLHYDLKGLKCPLPVLKTRKKLAQLAPRAELQIETTDPLAGIDIPHFCDQEGHALLSTERTDTGHRFLIRRADELKADTDPF, encoded by the coding sequence TTGGCGCCGCCGCTGCACTACGATCTGAAGGGGCTCAAATGCCCCCTTCCTGTGCTGAAGACGCGCAAGAAGCTGGCGCAGCTCGCGCCGAGGGCTGAGCTGCAGATCGAGACCACCGATCCGCTCGCCGGCATCGACATCCCGCATTTCTGCGATCAGGAAGGCCACGCGCTTCTTTCCACGGAGCGGACCGACACCGGCCACCGCTTTCTCATCCGCCGGGCAGACGAGCTGAAAGCGGACACCGATCCGTTCTGA